A genomic stretch from Limanda limanda chromosome 11, fLimLim1.1, whole genome shotgun sequence includes:
- the LOC133014554 gene encoding LOW QUALITY PROTEIN: peptide YY-like (The sequence of the model RefSeq protein was modified relative to this genomic sequence to represent the inferred CDS: substituted 1 base at 1 genomic stop codon), whose translation MDMQELISSMMEDMGKRRQINYLLQTAGAEVHTKVPRTARKNDHSSIKXRVTMIRSSYMMSLGSLALCLLACFHSGTSAYPVKPVSPREGAPAEDLAKYYSALRHYINLITRQRYGKRDTPETVFSDVLVRESTENIPGYNYVRYDGSPLW comes from the exons ATGGACATGCAGGAGTTAATATCCTCCATGATGGAGGACAtggggaagaggaggcagattAATTACCTCTTGCaaacagcaggagcagaggTACACACTAAG GTGCCTCGGACAGCGAGAAAAAACGATCACAGCAGCATTAAGTGACGCGTTACAAT GATTCGCTCGAGCTACATGATGTCGCTGGGTTCACTGGCTCTCTGCCTGCTGGCTTGTTTTCACTCTGGCACCAGTGCATATCCAGTCAAGCCGGTCAGTCCCCGGGAAGGGGCACCAGCTGAGGATCTTGCCAAATATTACTCTGCACTAAGACACTACATCAACCTCATTACAAGACAGAG GTATGGCAAAAGAGACACTCCAGAAACTGTATTTTCCGACGTGTTGGTGAGGGAGAGCACAGAGAATATTCCGGGATATAACTATGTCAG ATACGATGGGTCGCccctgtggtga
- the LOC133014513 gene encoding RNA-binding protein 24-like, with the protein MHSAQKDTTYTKIFVGGLPYHTTDSSLRKYFEVFGDIEEAVVITDRQTGKSRGYGFVTMADRTSADRACKDPNPIIDGRKANVNLAYLGAKPRVIQPGFAFGMPQIHPAFIQRPYGIPAHYVYPQAFVQPSMMIPHVQSSAASATAAAAATSPYLDYTGATYAQYSAAAATAAAAAAAYEQYPYAASPAPTSYMTSAGYGYAMQQPLAAAATPGAAAAAAAFSQYQPQQLQTDRMQ; encoded by the exons ATGCACTCCGCTCAGAAAGACACCACCTACACCAAGATCTTCGTGGGGGGGCTCCCGTACCACACCACGGACTCCAGCCTCAGGAAGTACTTCGAGGTGTTCGGGGACATCGAGGAGGCGGTGGTCATCACTGACCGGCAGACCGGCAAGTCCAGGGGCTATGGATTC GTGACCATGGCAGACCGGACCTCCGCTGACCGAGCCTGCAAGGACCCCAACCCCATCATAGACGGGAGGAAAGCCAATGTGAACCTGGCCTACCTGGGAGCCAAGCCCCGGGTCATACAGCCAG GCTTTGCATTTGGTATGCCCCAGATCCACCCGGCGTTCATCCAAAGACCGTATGG GATCCCTGCTCACTACGTGTATCCTCAGGCCTTTGTCCAGCCCAGTATGATGATCCCTCATGTCCAATCCTCGGCTGCTTCAGcgacagctgctgctgccgccactTCCCCGTACCTTGACTATACCGGAGCGACATACGCTCAGTACTCTGCGGCTGCTGCCACCGCTGCCGCCGCTGCAGCTGCCTATGAGCAGTATCCGTATGCGGCCTCACCAGCACCAACAAGCTACATGACCTCAGCAGGGTACGGATACGCGATGCAACAGCCGCTCGCCGCCGCTGCCAccccaggagctgctgctgcggctgcggcCTTCAGCCAGTACCAACcccagcagctgcagacagacCGCATGCAGTAA
- the grinab gene encoding glutamate receptor, ionotropic, N-methyl D-aspartate-associated protein 1b (glutamate binding) — protein sequence MSSDKIEYTPLQMDPCPPYTPGPPAHPAAFDMNMAGPIVFGGPAPGGLPFPPPTAFGPGMVGGFGAAQNPQGGMGYGFNDSFSPYAPPGQGNPSSLPYPPPGQGNPSSLPYPPPGQGNPSSLPYPPPGEGKPSSLPYSPPDQGFIANFDNDDFPNQDEPPPFHENNDFDFGLDNKTIRRAFIRKVFLVLTAQLMVTFAFVAVFTFVDEVKMFVLVNTWTYMVSYAVFFVSVCVISCCGSVRRRHPWNLVALSILTLSMSYMVGMIASFHETESVIMAVGITAVVCFTVVLFSLQTKYDFTSCHGVLFVCLIVLIFFGILCIFIRNRILHIVYAGLGALLFTCFLAVDTQLLLGNKELALSPEEYIFAALTLYTDIINIFLYILAIVGRARGG from the exons ATGTCGTCCGACAAGATCGAATACACCCCCCTGCAAATGGATCCCTGTCCACCCTATACCCCGGGGCCGCCTGCTCACCCTGCTGCGTTTGACATGAACATGGCCGGACCTATCGTGTTCGGGGGCCCTGCTCCTGGCGGCCTGCCTTTCCCTCCACCGACTGCCTTTGGACCAGGCATGGTTGGGGGTTTTGGGGCGGCCCAAAACCCCCAAGGCGGCATGGGATATGGCTTCAATGATTCCTTTTCGCCATACGCTCCACCAGGCCAAGGCAATCCTTCATCTTTGCCGTATCCTCCACCAGGCCAGGGCAATCCTTCATCTTTGCCGTATCCTCCACCAGGCCAGGGCAATCCTTCATCTTTGCCGTATCCTCCACCAGGCGAGGGCAAACCATCATCTTTGCCATATTCTCCACCAGACCAGGGCTTCATTGCAAACTTTGACA ATGATGATTTCCCCAACCAGGACGAGCCGCCCCCCTTCCACGAGAATAATGACTTTGATTTTGGATTAGACAACAAAACCATAAGACGAGCTTTCATTCGAAAG GTTTTCTTGGTGTTAACTGCTCAGCTGATGGTGACGTTTGCCTTTGTGGCAGTCTTCACCTTTGTGGATGAAGTCAAGATGTTCGTCCTGGTGAACACCTGGACCTACATGGTGTCCTACGCCGTgttctttgtgtctgtttgtgtgatcaGCTGCTGTGGAAGCGTTCGCCGGAGACACCCTTGGAACCTGGTTGCATTG TCCATCCTGACCCTCAGCATGTCCTACATGGTGGGAATGATCGCCAGCTTCCACGAGACCGAGTCCGTAATCATGGCAGTGGGCATCACAGCAGTTGTGTGCTTCACAGtggtcctcttctctctgcag accaAGTAcgacttcacttcctgtcacggCGTGCTCTTCGTCTGTTTAATCGTCCTGATCTTCTTCGGCATCCTCTGCATCTTCATCCGCAACAGGATTCTGCACATTGTGTATGCTGGACTGGGAGCTTTGCTTTTCACCTGT TTCTTGGCCGTtgacacacagctgctgcttgGCAACAAGGAACTGGCCCTGAGTCCGGAGGAGTACATCTTCGCTGCTCTGACGCTGTACACAGACATCATCAACATCTTCCTCTACATTCTGGCTATCGTTGGACGAGCAAGAGGGGGCTGA
- the smpd5 gene encoding sphingomyelin phosphodiesterase 5: MALQESPFPNCLVAGLHAVGWAFILPCFWSLDHLVAVCKSTTLEREQRLEKECYLHPLKVFFGFILFLILFLVTAPLALLGFMLWAPLQAFRRPFRYHRETPSSPETETHRGFELVGKAAFGFATANLCLLPDSLARFNNLAHTQHRATTIGQRIVHGVCRPHIRIFVDSPSSCGTLSPSGSIFPTGNSSTYGATDRQAQETVNPHSDSNEGQAPIPKSNSNVVSVPCDDTEEPSSESPSPLLNSNQNHNQQERAGHRSAPRALLSQGLRQQDDVPWEVSALFPANLDILCLEEVFDKRAAKKLTQALSPMFGHILYDVGVYACQPPCRCSSFKFFNSGLFLASRFPVLEAQYHCFPNSRGEDALAAKGLLSTKLLIGQNKNQKNVVGYMNCTHLHAPEGEGEIRCEQLNMVTKWIGDFQAANRDPDEEVVFDVLCGDFNFDNCSPDDTLEQNHCLFKEYRDPCRAGPGKEKPWVIGTLLEQPTMYEDDINTSENLQRTLESEEVRKHYISPPVPAEGLPLVYPEPGQPWIGRRIDYILFRENSISRQCRTEIEEVTFITQLAGLTDHIPVGLRLNVMMDSDLADE; encoded by the exons ATGGCCCTGCAGGAGTCTCCCTTTCCCAACTGCCTTGTCGCAGGCCTCCATGCGGTGGGATGGGCATTCATCCTGCCTTGTTTCTGGTCTCTTGATCACCTCGTCGCCGTGTGCAAGTCCACCACCTTGGAGCGAGAGCAGAGACTGGAGAAGGAATGCTACCTTCACCCACTCAAGGTCTTTTTTGGCTTCATTCTCTTCTTAATTCTTTTTCTCGTAACAGCCCCCTTGGCCCTCCTGGGCTTTATGCTCTGGGCTCCTCTTCAGGCCTTCCGCAGACCCTTTCGCTACCACAGGGAGACGCCGTCCTCACCGGAGACGGAGACACACAGGGGCTTTGAGCTGGTAGGAAAGGCAGCATTTGGTTTCGCCACGGCCAACCTGTGTCTTTTGCCCGATAGCCTGGCTCGCTTTAACAACCTAGCACACACTCAGCACAGGGCGACCACCATTGGTCAGCGCATTGTGCACGGTGTGTGTCGACCTCACATCCGCATCTTTGTAGATTCCCCCAGCAGCTGTGGCACTCTCAGCCCCTCCGGCAGCATCTTCCCCACGGGGAACTCATCTACATACGGTGCTACAGATAGACAGGCCCAGGAAACCGTGAATCCCCATTCAGACTCAAATGAAGGACAAGCTCCAATCCCAAAGTCCAACAGCAACGTGGTTAGTGTGCCTTGTGATGATACAGAAGAGCCCTCGTCCGAGTcgccctcccccctcctcaaTTCCAACCAGAACCACAACCAGCAGGAGCGAGCGGGTCACCGGAGCGCTCCTCGAGCTTTGCTCTCCCAGGGTCTCCGCCAGCAGGACGATGTACCTTGGGAGGTCTCGGCACTGTTTCCAGCCAACTTGGACATACTTTGCCTGGAGGAAGTGTTCGATAAGAGGGCTGCGAAGAAACTCACCCAAGCTCTAAGTCCCATGTTTGGACACATATTGTACGACGTCGGTGTGTATGCCTGCCAGCCGCCATGCAGATGTTCCTCTTTCAAGTTCTTCAACAGTGGACTGTTTCTAGCCAGCCGATTCCCAGTGCTCGAGGCCCAGTATCACTGCTTTCCCAACAGCCGTGGGGAAGACGCACTGGCTGCTAAGGGCCTCCTTTCTACTAAG cTGCTAATTGGTCAGAATAAGAATCAGAAGAATGTGGTCGGCTATATGAACTGCACACACCTTCATGCACCAGAAG GTGAAGGTGAAATTCGCTGCGAGCAGTTGAACATGGTGACCAAGTGGATCGGTGACTTTCAAGCTGCCAACAGAGACCCTGATGAGGAGGTGGTTTTTGATGTGCTCTGTGGTGATTTCAACTTTGACAACTGCTCAcctg atGACACCCTAGAACAGAATCACTGTCTGTTTAAGGAATACAGAGATCCTTGCAGGGCAGGGCCGGGAAAAGAGAAGCCCTGGGTCATTG GTACTTTACTGGAGCAGCCCACGATGTATGAGGACGACATAAATACCTCAGAGAATCTACAAAG AACTTTGGAAAGTGAAGAGGTGAGAAAGCATTACATTTCCCCACCTGTCCCTGCGGAGGGCTTGCCACTGGTTTACCCTGAGCCCGGCCAGCCGTGGATCGGACGTCGGATCGACTACATCCTGTTTCGAGAAAACTCCATTTCAAGACAATGCCGAACA GAAATTGAAGAGGTGACCTTTATAACGCAGCTGGCTGGCCTTACAGACCATATTCCTGTGGGCTTGAGACTGAATGTAATGATGGACTCCGACTTAGCGGATGAATGA
- the malsu1 gene encoding mitochondrial assembly of ribosomal large subunit protein 1 — MSVFSGCRKLVSSVFRRSVLLEQRCVQRHVIREPRHSLCLTRRFTSSSASRQLRPHVFTCQLNTRCYSEVKSQNRDSEKEAEVSTEESQESHGDSRAPGPSESFTLDVLVSLLRQENAADICVIKVPDQIKYAEYFIVVTGTSPRHLRAMALYAIKVYKFLKKDGDPNVKTEGKDAEDWMCIDFGNMVVHFMLPEARDVYELEKLWTLRNYDEQLMKIPVEKLPEDFIYDVDIK, encoded by the exons ATGAGTGTTTTCAGCGGATGTAGGAAACTGGTGTCGTCTGTGTTTAGAAGAAGCGTTTTACTGGAACAAAGATGTGTTCAGAGACACGTCATCAGAGAACCACGTCACAGTCTGTGTCTGACCAGACGTTTCACATCGAGTTCAGCTTCACGTCAGCTGCGACCTCATGTGTTCACCTGTCAACTGAACACGAGATGTTATTCAGAGGTGAAGAGTCAAAACAGGGATTCAGAGAAGGAAGCTGAAGTTTCTACAGAGGAATCACAAGAGAGTCACGGTGACAGCAGAGCCCCGG GACCCTCAGAGTCCTTCACTCTTGATGTGCTGGTGTCTCTGCTGCGTCAGGAAAATGCAGCGGACATCTGCGTGATTAAAGTTCCAGACCAGATCAAATATGCCGAGTACTTCATTGTCGTCACTGGAACATCCCCGAGGCACCTCCGGGCAATGGCACTTTATGCCATCAAAGTG TACAAGTTCCTGAAGAAAGATGGTGATCCGAATGTGAAGACGGAAGGGAAGGATGCAGAGGACTGGATGTGTATTGACTTTG GTAATATGGTTGTTCACTTCATGCTGCCAGAGGCCAGGGACGTGTACGAACTAGAGAAACTCTGGACACTCCGCAACTATGATGAACAGCTGATGAAGATTCCTGTTGAGAAGCTTCCAGAAGACTTCATCTATGATGTTGACATCAAGTGA